The genomic interval TTGCTTTACACACTGATgctgtaaaaaaaacaaaaaaaaagaagcaAGAAGATAGAAAAAAACTGACAAAAACTTACGACATTTTCCCTTATAGAGGAcacgaagaagaaggatggggttCGTGCAGGCCGAGACTCTGAGGAAGCACGGGTTGTTGTAGTTCCTGCCGTCCGTCCCACATACAGGGTCGTAAATGCTAGAGCAAGACTCGGAACAAGGAATTCTCGGCTCTGAAATGTAAGGAGTTGCTTAGTAATTTGAACCCGCAGTTCACTGTAACTGCACCTTGGAATATTGTATGTGtgtataggtaaaacttgcaattttggcttaaatagcaacgctcttcttgctgaataaggcaagcgaaaatttgtgtatgcaataattttgcaaaaatcattctgaaatcaaagaaaaaatataattcattgtgtttgtttattaacatATTTTTGcaaacttatttaaaacatatttatttggattaggctaaattaaattgcccttcTTATGAAAAGCTTAGGTAAGTGTTCCAAGTTTtttcggtacaaaattattgatttttacgctaacataaattaaaaaaaaaatctttatacgtataagagaaaattttagaaacgacttaatttttattgagttcttgctaattgaccagttttaccaattcgacacgacatatatatatatatatatatatatatatatatatatatatatatatatatatatatatatatatatatatatatatatatatatatatatatatatatatatatatatatatatatatatatacatatatatatatatatatatatatatatatatatatatatatatatatatatatatatatatattatatatatatatatatatatatttatatatatacaattaatatatatatatatatatatatatatatatatatatatatatatatatatatatatatatatatatatatatatatatatatatatattatatatatttatttatatatatatatatatatatatatatatatatatatatacatacatatatatatatatatatatatatatatatattaatacaatagttctagacatatatatatatgtatatacatatatatatatatatatatatatatatatatatatatatatatatatatatatatatatatatatatatatatatatatatatataatacaatcgcagacaggcgagaCAAGCCACAGGAGATGGAAATTATCACCTCAAGTACTTTCAAAAGTCTCCGtgcttcatcaggagctatgcaatgttgcaagagtatcaACAAAAGAAATGATGTAAGCTTTCCCTCGAAGAAGATATTATAGAAATCATGATTACGTTGTATTATTATACTGATGTGATTTCCGAAAGAAAGCCATCATCGATTGTATATACTCTATTATATACCTGATAATCTGATCTGACCTTCACAAGTACAGAGATTTGTTATGTGGTTAAAAGCGTAACTAATGAACGATTTGTTACGCTGGCGTAAAAAAAAAAGCTCATTAATTGGTTTATCATAACATCTACTTAGCACATGGTAGTTTATTTTGCTAATAACTTTGCAAGTACCACTTTAATAAGTTGTTTGCACTTAATGCACTACTAGTACACAAACCCTGCGGAGGTACACGTATTTATACTTAAAAGAATATGAAAATGCTAACTGCAAGTGCCGTTGTAGTGTTTCTTAATGAGAGCGTTCCGACAAATAGCCTGAAGAAGTTTACAGTCGTTGTCGTAAGTTCTGTTGTCGGATCCACAaactggctggtggtggtgcgggCATATCCTTGGACAATGAGCCGCACTTACTGCAAAACAAGAGAGCGCATTAGAATCTGTATCTGTCCATTACTTTGGTAGTTAATTAGCGTGGAAGAATATATACCATGTTGACATGTTtttatataaatgactataaAATGAAATCAGATTATTACTTTAGAACATCTCACAACATCCGCTAATTTCTGATGAAATCTGGGTCTGTATTCGTTGTGAGACCGAACGATTGAGTTTGTTCCAGTACTTATGGTTGGTAACAAGACTCTGAATTAGTGTGTGAATAATGTGTTTTTATTTTCTTCAAGAGAATAGCTATAATATTGTATTAAAGTTAATTTTGAATAGTAATAAAATAGAATGACATgcgtatgtataataataataataataataataataataataataataataataataataataataatattattattattattattattattattattattattattattattatcattattattattgttgttgttgttgttattgatgttttgttgtttttattattattattattattattattattattattattattattgttgttgttgttgttgttgttgttgttgttgttgttgttgttgttgttgttgttgttgttgctgttatatagctggagtatacctggagagggtttgggaggtcaacgcccccgcggcctggtctgagaccagacctcgtggtggatcagggtctgatcagccaggctgtttctgctggcagtaataggaataggatgggagcgagtactgtgccttgtggaacagagctttctaccgtagctgcctcaaactttactctgtttactattactcattgtgttctgtttgtttggaagttatagatccatctaccaacctttcctgttatttctttatcacgcattttgtgggctattacaccgtggtcgcacttgtcgaaggcttttgcaaagtctgtgtaaacCCCATCTGCATTTCGTTTAAcatctatagcatccaggaccttgtcatagtggtccagtagttgggacaggcaggagcgacctactctaaatccgtgctgccctgggttgtgtaattgatgggtatctaggtgaatggcgatcttgcttcttagaacccatcaaagatttttatggtatgGAATGATAGTGCTATGGGTATgaagttctttgcaattgctttactgccacctttgtagagtggggctaagTCTTGTTTGTAAtgagtgtgggatgactcctgtgtctatcctccctctcttgcagttcttgatgaacactgagttccatgagtctgggcctggggcagagtgcatgggcatgtcgtttatTGTCTTTTCAAAGTCATGTGATGTTAGggtaatatcagagattttttaaATGACCAAATTCTTGGtgtcgttcataaagaattcatttagattgttgACCCTTATTCTGGGTAACGGCTCACTGAACAATGAATAATATTGGGACTTAAGTATCATTTAAGACTCATTTCTTTGcaatcatctgtgtatgtcccatcttgcCTAAGCAGAGGCCCAGTACTGGACGTTGTTTTACCCTTAGAGTTGGCATAAAATAAGAagtatttttttaatttcctttgtGGCTctaagttcttcctgagattcttgtctcctgtaagattccttaagcttaagtatgatatttgctatttctctgaccagtgcgtcccttcgtatttcagatatattggcccctctcagcaactatatgattcttcgccttcgtctgtatagagagcctctctctctttctagtttacatctctttctttttctcaatggaatgtgccttgaaaAGGCCTCAagagccacagagttaattttttctaaGTAAAGGTtcagatccgtgttgtttagatatcttcccaacttgtttcatttaggacatggttgagtTGTtgccattgtatgtttttgttgctgaagttgaattttgtgaagacatccTCATGACTAATTACATTTTGTTggtcaggacccctgtgcatacgtgtctgtacctctatcatgttgtgatctgagtgtattatcgttgttagtgaaaatgaggtcctgtgtattttctagtcttgtaggctctaatatttgatggtttaaagtgaatttattgcagagatttaatagttcgtgtgcgtgtgaattttcatctgagctgcttcctggggtgatctctactaaaatattatttgctacaatcctccattttaggtgtcttcagttgaaatctcccagtagcaagatgtctGGGGCAAGAGTAGGGAGCTTTTCCAGACAATGGTTAGTTtttaaaagctgttcctggaattgctgggaaattGCATCttgaggcttgtatacaaccacaatgacaaggtttggggttttcaatctttactgcaTAAACTTCACCTACATCATTTGAGATGcttagttgtttaatatatttatagatggggttgtaagagaagtaaatgcgagggtcttggcaagaggcgtggagttaaaagataaagaatcacacacaaagtgggagttgtcacagctgctctttgctgatgacactgtgctcttgggagattctgaagagaagctgcagagattggtggatgaatttggtagggtgtgcaaaagaagaaaattaaaggtgaatacaggaaagagtaaggttatgaggataacaaaaagattaggtgatgaaagattgaatatcagattggagggagagagtatggaggaggtgaacgtattcagatatttgggagtggacgtgtcagcggatgggtctatgaaagatgaggtgaatcatagaattgatgagggaaaaagagtgagtggtgcacttaggagtctgtggagacaaagaactttgtccttggaggcaaagaggggaatgtatgagagtatagttttaccaacgctcttatatgggtgtgaagcatgggtgatgaatgttgcagcgaggagaaggctggaggcagtggagatgtcatgtctgagggcaatgtgtggtgtgaatataatgcagagaattcgtagtttggaagttaggaggaggtgcgggattaccaaaactgttgtccagacggctgaggaagggttgttgaggtggttcggacatgtagagagaatggagcgaaacagaatgacttcaagagtgtatcagtctgtagtggaaggaaggcggggtaggggtcggcctaggaagggttggagggagggggtgaaggaggttttgtgtgcgaggggcttggacttccagcaggcatgcgtgagcgtgtttgataggagtgaatggagacaaatggtttttaatacttgacgtgctgttggagtgtgaacaaagtaacatttatgaagggattcagggaaaccggcaggccggacttgagtcctggagatgggaagtacagtgcctgcactctgaaggaggggtgttaatgttgcagtttaaaaactgtagtgtaaagcacccttctggcaagacagtgatggagtgaatgatggtgaaagtttttctttttcgggccaccctgccttggtgggaatcggccagtgtgataataaaaaaaaaaatagtagttcTAAGTAAATGAGCGATTCTGTGACGTACtagccaacccccctcccccttcttgcctgtttagtctgccgcatctgaataggttataaactgggatccatatttcgttgtcaaaatgatattttatgtgagactgtgaaagctgcaaacattgcatttgactccgtgagcagtcccttgatgtagggaattttgttgtttattgaaggctttagaccctgtatgtttgcgaTGATAAATGTCGCTATATTGATGTAatttaggggggggggggttatttgCTGGCTTTAATATCTGATGTTCTGGAGTTGAGGCCAATGCTTgtacctctgctccagaagtgttttcagttggtgtcttttttccttcctggcactaaaaatccTCCTTCTCTGGAAAGGTTATGGCTCTTCcctttgtttcccatagtccggctggtctgtgtcttcttgtcctctttagatgatgtgcctggcagtatacgttgtagcattttctttcatggagtgACGAGTGATATATTTCGGGGTGAAATAAATTACAAGAAGGGGACTTCCACCCTCCTGTTCTCATGTGGGTGCAACATTtcttgggatggtcaaaggtgcatgtcccacctgttttactagatataccatgcctgcagatacccatggcatagaatttgcatagagTGGAATTTTGTTTGCAAGGAGTTTATGTGGCTGCGTCCCCTGCTGGTGCATATTTTTTGTTTCCCCACTACCTACCGCctctgtatggacatcagtgcttccagcAGTTTTTACTGGTAATATATCAACACTATTCCCTGATGCATCATCCCCTtttgttccatctccagcagtatcacTACTTTGTACTTCTGTAAATTGAATAACGTTATCTTCacctgtttcatcaccagggccacTATCTGGAGAGAGCGtgttgtcctccaggacagcactagcaccctctggagcactgtctaatattgttactattattataattgcTTTACTCATAGGAAGTGTTAAACCAACACGGGTTACACTGCACCTTTGCAATGGAAAGAAATCAGGTTAGAATCAAGGAAGGAGAAGTGTAGCTAAAATTCCTTGATTCAAGAACCTAACACCGGCATCGAGATATCTCATTTGAAAGGTGCGGGTATGCATGAACGTGTCTGAGTCATAAGATTGGCAAGATTTGCTACAGGTGTTGCGTGCCCATATACAACGAACCTTATTACCAGAAAATTTTCGATAGCCgagcgatccaagaaaggtatccagTACTGTATATCACCAGCGTTAACTTTATTGAAAATATTTAAGTAAAACGCCAACTCTCAGTGGGTGAAAACGTTACCATAATGATCACACTTAAACGTACGATTAAGGGAAACTGAACTAACGTTTTGTGTTTGTTTAATGGGTAAGTTTCAAGTATGAAAGAGCGTAGAGAAGAACAAATGAaactggtttaaaaaaaaaaactagagtaAAATGATGAATGACGTAAAGGTGTAAAAGTGCGTAAATGTGGGTTAATTTTGTGTATTCGCTTGGAGCAACAGCAGTAAAGATCGCCCTGTCAGGATCAAGCCGTTAGGATCACCCTGTCAGGATCAAACCGTTAGGATCACCCTATCAGGATTAGACCATCAGGATTGTCCCTTCAGGAAAAATCCTGATATTTTACAAAATACTAACACTAACAAACCTGGAAAGTGTCAATACTTACGAGAagccagcatcagtagcaccccGGTAGTCCACGCGAGTAAAAGCATCTTTTCTCACTTGACCAGACGCCAGCTATAGATCTTGGTCACCTGGTGTGAGAAATCTGGATAGCTGGTATAGCGAACTTGGTCACCTGTTGTGAGAAACCAGGTCACCTGCTGTAAGCACAAGTTGAGTATGTAACAAATAAAATGATTAATAAATTATAAGTACATTCATTagaattattaattataattttaaAATGATAACAATTCATAATAATTATTAGTTATTGAatacaactatatatatatatatatatatatatatatatatatatatatatatatatatatatatatatatatatatatatatatataaatatatatatataatacactggacaaataataaattttcttgggtagaatatatatatatatatatatatatatatatactttcatagttccttgataatgtgagtagtcacgaaagcgcttggaatttctctattctttcagagtggttgttttgcatatatatatatatatatatatatatatatatatatatatatatatatatatatatatatatatatatatatatatatacatttcagTCTGAGCAAGATTCAAGTCTGCGtactctgcatcaaagtacacagtacctTAGCCACACATACTAACGACCCCCAGGTAAGTATGGGCTCCTAGCTGTAGCCAGGCGGTTTATCCCATATCCAAGAGCACGAGCCTTGTGATAAGCTTTTTCATCAGTTCCTGCCACATACATTGAATGGAATATTTAACAATTCGCAaataagcaaaattatttacaaacattattccTCAGTCTAGGGCAAGATTCGAACCCGCGCACTCTGCACCAAAGCTTACAGTACTTTTGCCACACAACCAGACCCCAAAGGAGAAGTTTGTTTATCACATATTAGCATACTCCTGCCATAGTTTTGATTCTCTTGCTCACCTCGACTCTGATGATACTCAAGCATCACTCACTCGTCTACGTGTGATAGAACTTACTTATATGTGACTGAGGCGGTCTAGACTCAGTTCCAGGGTCAATTTTCACCTGCTCACTTATGACCGCACTTTATGTCTGGTCTCTATCATGCCAACTCTTAACTATTCTTCTCTATGTGACGGTGTTTCACACAGAATGGAGTCACTCAAGCATTCCAGGCCTTTATAAGCAGCTCCAGATGATGAGTTGCCATATATCCTCCACGGATAATTACCTGTAATATCCACTTTAAAAATATCTAAGATTACTTCACGCATTCACTACAGTTCCTTTCTTATGTAGAGTTACGTGTAACCTGAATATGTTATAATTAAGAAGAAGGTGTACAAAACTACAGTTTCATTACTATAAAAAGGAGTAGATGGTCTTAGTGAAAGCGTCTTTGTCTTACGGAGTAACGATTCACCAACGTAAGTCAAAGTAGAGTGGTTACCCATTTACAAATACACTGTTTGCCTTGTCTAACAGCATTATAAGATAGGTTACCTTAATTAAAATTAGTAATAAATAAGTAAAATTTACAAATAATAACTTATATTTTGCAATAGTGTATAATAGTTCCAGGAAGCTGCTCCCCGGACACTGACCCCTAACAGGGTCATCACAGCGGAGCGCGAATTGAATACAGAGGGTGATGGTGAATGGGGATGAGGCACATTATCATCTCAACCTTCCTTCCCCATTCCATCCAACGCATCTCTACCCTACCCCATCCAGCACCGCTCGGTATAACACAACCCAACTTTCCACTAGATATAGTCTAGGAGAGGTGAATATCTTCCGATCTTAGCGGAATAAACTCCCTTGTCTTTCCGTTTTTCTCTCACAACACGACAGTAGTGCTTTGAGAGAGGTGCTGCGACGACGGAATTAATCGGAGAATTTTAGAGATATTAAAGATCCTGGAATATACTAAATTAACAGGGAGATCGGAGGATTGATGCTTCAGCAGGTTCACTGCATCGAGGTTCATCTCTAGAGTTTTCGTCTGGAATAATCAAATAGGAACTTAAAGCCTCGTGTTATTGATTGAAAACCTATCAACCATCAGTTAGAAATATCAAGTTGCATTTATCTAGCATCACTGTCACTAAAGGTTTTGCTACGTACGTGGCGAAACGTACGTACGTATTCACATGTCGTTAGTTGAGAAGTAGTCGTGTTGTATGTTTTATATATCATCTGTGTACCTTGATTATTAGATTGTTACTTAAGCAATAATAAATAATTTCTTTTTAGGCAAAATATGGCTACGAGGAGGGTGTGAGCATTACCAGAAACTTCAGCCTCACACAAAATCaaaaggttagattaggtaagatttAAGTCACGAAACGAGTAGGgctcttagtcatatgataacccaccACTAcaacttctggtcatctgacctacgccttctgctggcttaccggcccaccCGTTTAAAAAATTAAGATTAATATGTCTATAAAGTGTGTGAGGAATACCGGAAACTCTAGTCATACACAAAAGCATGGAAGCATAAGGAATAACGGTAGCTCCAGCCCCTCGGAACATGATTGTGTCAGCAATGCCAGTAACTACACCCATTCACATAAGAGCGTAATTAATACTAGCAACTCTTCAGACTTGCAAAATGATGAGGGCATAGAGATATAAGTAATTCCAATAACTCAGAATATCAAGAGAGTGTGAGGGATACCGTCTTTTTCATCCTACAAGGTGCTCTTTTCTCCCCACAATAAGCTATGGTaaatcaccctgcgccttataCGATCAAGGCGAAGGTCAGGAGTAAGTTTTGTGTTACACTTTATCAGTAGTTTGCTAACATTACGTCACAACTAACTGGAAACATCGTCTTATATGTCTCATATGATCGTGTGCCATATTATGTGCAGGAAAACACGGTAGTACTTATAAAAAACATATCACTAGGAAGATTTGTAATCACAGAACACATGTGATTACTGACATACATCTCGTCTCATCTATACTGGATATAGAGTGATGCTTGTTAAGAGATTGTTTGTTGGAAAAAGGCCGAGGTAATTTAAAAAAGAAATAGATAAATGAAATCATATTTGTAGCTTTATTTTTTTTGTCTATTTTTGTATAATACCCAGATTCAAATACAAAGTTAACTTCTGAGAATCACAATTGACCAAACACTGCAGTTTTCTGTTGTACAGTAGGACAAGTCCATTATGTTATTAAACGATATCACGGGTGGGgagagaacccgcgatcagagtcataacaCTCCAATGACTCTCTggtcgcaatcgtgtcattacgatttcgtgagccatcataataataatattattattttttgtctatttttgtataatattttgtctatttttgtataataatgataataataataatattattattattatcattattatttcattattattattattattattattattattattattattattattattattattattattattattattatattcatagggaaACGCCACAACAATAGGGGCCAAACAGCTTTTAGAGAACTGAAGGTAATAAGGGTCGAatcaaagaaagaaagaatagcTCTATTTCTttaatcaagaacccttcaatgGAACCAAGGCACCCT from Cherax quadricarinatus isolate ZL_2023a chromosome 3, ASM3850222v1, whole genome shotgun sequence carries:
- the LOC138853911 gene encoding four-domain proteases inhibitor-like isoform X1; translated protein: MLLLAWTTGVLLMLASLSAAHCPRICPHHHQPVCGSDNRTYDNDCKLLQAICRNALIKKHYNGTCKPRIPCSESCSSIYDPVCGTDGRNYNNPCFLRVSACTNPILLLRVLYKGKCR
- the LOC138853911 gene encoding four-domain proteases inhibitor-like isoform X2 — encoded protein: MLLLAWTTGVLLMLASLSAAHCPRICPHHHQPVCGSDNRTYDNDCKLLQAICRNALIKKHYNGTCKPRIPCSESCSSIYDPVCGTDGRNYNNPCFLRVSACTNPILLLRVLYKGKC